A part of Clostridium novyi genomic DNA contains:
- the grpE gene encoding nucleotide exchange factor GrpE → MLSIKEELKSFKPKSINTYEIPMNDLNDILDGIQKKINNIDKASKKNSVSMEMINEEIREKNSKILELKNQLKDKLTEEEMFTEKILNILDHIDNVYIFAIKSNNNELANNINSVIKIIKDDLLQIEFEEIPTIGTIFNPKLHKCVGTITDCKRKKYEIVDVIKKGYKFKQKIIRIAHVIAIK, encoded by the coding sequence ATGCTTTCTATAAAAGAAGAGTTAAAATCATTTAAGCCAAAATCTATAAATACATATGAAATACCTATGAATGATTTAAATGATATATTAGATGGGATTCAAAAAAAAATAAACAATATTGATAAAGCAAGTAAAAAAAATTCTGTATCAATGGAAATGATAAATGAGGAAATTAGAGAAAAGAATAGTAAAATTTTAGAACTAAAAAATCAATTAAAGGATAAATTAACAGAAGAGGAGATGTTTACTGAGAAAATTTTAAATATATTAGATCATATAGATAATGTGTATATATTTGCTATTAAATCTAATAATAATGAGTTAGCTAATAATATTAATAGTGTTATAAAAATAATAAAAGATGATTTGTTACAAATTGAATTTGAGGAAATACCTACAATTGGAACAATATTCAATCCCAAATTGCATAAATGTGTAGGAACTATAACTGATTGTAAAAGGAAAAAATATGAAATTGTAGATGTTATAAAAAAAGGATATAAGTTTAAGCAAAAGATAATAAGAATAGCTCATGTAATAGCGATTAAATGA
- the preA gene encoding NAD-dependent dihydropyrimidine dehydrogenase subunit PreA, translated as MKAMDLSIEFCGVKCENPFFLSSSPVGNCYEMCAKALETGWGGIVFKTIGFFSPKEVSPRFDNLKKECTPFLGFKNMEQIAEHSLEENLESMRRLKENYPSKVLVASIMGQNESEWTKLAKLVTEIGADIIECNFSCPQMTSHDMGSDVGQNPELVKKYCQAVRKGTNLPILAKMTPNIGNMTIPAIASIEGGATGIATINTIKCISGIDLDNMVGLPVINGKSSVSGYSGKAVKPIALRFIYELKTNKKLKEIPLSGIGGIETWEDAVEFILLGSSNLQVTTSVMQYGYRIVEDMISGLSYYMKEKGFEKLEDMVGLALKNIIPAEELDRDYIVYPEFNMDKCVGCGRCYISCYDGGHQAIEWDLENRLPVLNEEKCVGCHLCSNVCPIQCINKGKIKFKEGSKERKILL; from the coding sequence GAAACTGTTATGAAATGTGTGCTAAAGCATTAGAAACTGGATGGGGGGGAATTGTATTTAAAACGATAGGTTTCTTTTCTCCAAAAGAGGTATCACCTCGTTTTGATAATTTAAAAAAGGAATGTACTCCATTTTTAGGTTTCAAGAATATGGAGCAAATTGCTGAACATTCATTAGAAGAAAATTTAGAGTCTATGAGAAGATTAAAAGAAAATTATCCTAGCAAAGTATTGGTAGCTTCTATAATGGGACAAAATGAATCAGAATGGACAAAACTTGCTAAGTTAGTTACTGAAATTGGAGCAGATATTATAGAATGTAATTTTTCATGTCCTCAAATGACAAGCCATGATATGGGTTCAGATGTTGGACAAAATCCTGAACTTGTAAAAAAATATTGTCAAGCAGTAAGAAAAGGAACGAATCTACCTATATTGGCTAAAATGACTCCTAATATAGGTAATATGACAATACCAGCTATTGCATCTATAGAAGGAGGAGCAACTGGAATTGCCACAATAAATACAATAAAATGTATATCTGGAATAGATCTTGATAATATGGTTGGATTGCCTGTAATAAATGGTAAATCATCAGTTTCAGGATATTCAGGAAAAGCTGTAAAACCAATAGCTTTAAGATTTATATATGAATTAAAAACAAATAAAAAGCTAAAAGAAATTCCTTTAAGTGGAATTGGAGGTATAGAAACTTGGGAAGATGCTGTAGAATTTATATTACTTGGATCAAGTAATTTACAAGTTACTACATCAGTAATGCAATATGGATATAGGATAGTAGAAGATATGATAAGCGGACTATCTTATTATATGAAAGAAAAAGGATTTGAAAAATTAGAAGATATGGTGGGATTAGCATTAAAAAATATAATACCAGCAGAAGAATTAGATAGAGATTACATTGTATATCCTGAGTTCAATATGGATAAATGTGTAGGATGCGGAAGATGTTATATATCATGTTATGATGGAGGACATCAAGCTATTGAATGGGATTTAGAAAATAGATTACCAGTACTTAATGAAGAAAAATGTGTGGGTTGTCATTTATGTTCTAATGTATGTCCAATACAATGTATAAATAAAGGTAAAATTAAATTTAAAGAAGGATCAAAAGAAAGAAAAATTTTACTTTAG
- a CDS encoding VanZ family protein, with the protein MKNKNYKKILKYSLVIIWMIVIFNFSKDPAEVSNGKSGLVINFITVLGIDVNGMFGKMTNFIIRKIGHFTEYFVLCMLIVFSLKNEVKNNKKYIISIITTFLYACSDEIHQLFVPGRSGRITDVLIDTVGGIIAILIYKGIVKLKIV; encoded by the coding sequence ATGAAAAATAAAAATTATAAAAAAATATTGAAATATTCCTTAGTTATCATTTGGATGATAGTTATTTTTAATTTTTCTAAAGACCCTGCTGAAGTTTCAAATGGTAAAAGTGGATTAGTAATTAACTTTATTACGGTTTTAGGAATAGATGTAAATGGGATGTTTGGTAAAATGACAAATTTCATTATTAGAAAAATAGGACATTTTACAGAATATTTTGTGTTGTGTATGTTAATTGTTTTTTCTTTAAAAAATGAGGTTAAAAATAATAAAAAGTATATAATATCAATTATAACAACATTTTTATATGCTTGTAGCGATGAAATTCATCAGTTATTTGTTCCTGGTAGAAGTGGAAGAATCACTGATGTTCTGATAGATACTGTGGGGGGAATAATAGCTATACTTATATATAAAGGAATTGTTAAATTAAAAATAGTTTAA